A stretch of Hippoglossus hippoglossus isolate fHipHip1 chromosome 20, fHipHip1.pri, whole genome shotgun sequence DNA encodes these proteins:
- the LOC117754255 gene encoding uncharacterized threonine-rich GPI-anchored glycoprotein PJ4664.02-like → MSTRDAGELRLRAAPPAHSTTRTLRTSEQQVETVERLQPENHIAVEIPKVQDCHRSSISQEGAHRAPKFGADRIRQREVNFQKPYGQRFSSSLLITLSRNRNLDKPQLNLKSDSCLHSLTEPQRPETENGSCQVNSRSSAPETPSETHSYCRLPQTKPFLATKEKDVITVGCNELETTRHFNVNHSLPNGHYGPNECNGLHLRPCRAQPKRTGTGPIEVEEDIKDHTKLENQRDPERSKPAVTMLSSTVVGVLAPPWSGRIRRNKRFEGTGNSDSQGNLQDVTSTVAKNAHWETQNQHGPVRVMAEGSQPQVRAPFLGTRRNTLDWSTMSDPLWMDYNSNKKMIQTVSLDVNEQRRNPQTGHQGPLSPLSSKPTTSSLLLSLRRINSSGRSSNAPHTFPVENPAPSDQEGNLLPTHLSQTFFNNNEQERSKPVRSPSSISYRSTEIGPVLSPLSSNHRERSVSESHFFSTSPLNEDTNDTPFTQQPQTCSKQAFLSNVPSAGQQICRGSNKNPNLFPKTSIPSPRHSPYNPSDLLKTHPLPRRTILTSTSWWKQVTKEGSSPLRPDDTINIKDQPNTPLVPPCNKSSALAGPTLTDSKRFSSQIPNNRDNKNTTESVCKGNMNLIMTQGGTQNLKQIKDLPEHKSDRLFRQQYGSYLNNREPLKPLNLPDVLSRSRFNKATVQTTLISQHNPTELPSTLLNLKSSDSPTESSSKYKNDLCSSETSSTPTFLHNKDSEKLTKHSLTLSSTIPLNSQAPTIKTTSVLPPTPNTRTDSSFHFHPVSSQTYVHTSNTDSSSPTSKLPDRANTTLLGFKRSYVSIPTHPKAVSSLIPTVSASPKINNIPVSTASVTSTNIASHPAVTTASSLSYLTPAIKLSPTTNYISSLLTPPATPIITSPSYLDTSNPKEGRTFSSSPERDNKKLGPEVKGKRNPIHFPISKIRKSNHKYISSVPHYPQNFQHTDGERREVNTGRT, encoded by the exons ATGTCAACGCGTGACGCAGGAGAGCTGCGGCTCAGAGCTGCTCCGCCTGCGCACAGCACCACACGAACCCTGCGGACAAG CGAACAGCAGGTTGAAACAGTTGAGAGGCTTCAGCCGGAAAATCATATAGCTGTTGAAATCCCGAAAGTCCAGGACTGTCACCGATCCTCCATCAGTCAGGAGGGAGCACACAGag CACCAAAATTTGGAGCGGATAGAATAAGACAGCGGGAGGTGAACTTCCAGAAACCTTATGGACAAagattctcctcctctctcctcataaCACTCTCCAGGAATCGAAACCTTGACAAACCACAACTAAATTTGAAGTCCGACTCCTGCCTACACAG TTTGACTGAACCACAGAGGCCTGAGACTGAGAACGGCTCCTGCCAG gTGAACAGCAGATCATCAGCACCAGAGACgccttcagagacacacagttaCTGCCGTTTACCACAGACAAAACCATTTCTAGCCACAAAGGAAAAGGATGTTATCACTGTTGGTTGCAATGAACTGGAGACTACAAGGCACTTTAATGTAAATCACAGTTTGCCAAATGGTCACTATGGACCAAATGAATGTAATGGCTTGCACTTGCGTCCATGTCGGGCTCAACCAAAAAGGACTGGCACTGGACCAATAgaggtagaggaagatataAAGGACCATACAAAGCTTGAGAATCAAAGGGATCCTGAACGATCCAAACCTGCTGTCACCATGCTGTCTTCCACTGTGGTCGGAGTTCTCGCTCCACCCTGGAGTGGCCGTATACGACGGAACAAAAGATTCGAGGGAACTGGAAATTCAGATTCTCAGGGGAATTTACAAGATGTGACAAGCACTGTGGCAAAGAATGCTCATTGGGAGACTCAAAACCAACATGGTCCAGTGAGGGTAATGGCAGAGGGATCACAACCCCAAGTGAGAGCCCCATTTCTGGGTACCAGGAGGAACACGTTGGACTGGTCAACAATGAGTGATCCTTTATGGATGGACTATAATTCTAATAAGAAAATGATTCAAACTGTCTCTCTGGATGTAAA TGAACAAAGGAGAAATCCACAAACCGGCCATCAAGGACCACTGTCACCTTTAAGCTCTAAACCAACAACCAGCAGTCTGCTTCTGTCTTTAAGACGAATCAATTCCAGTGGCAGGAGTTCTAATGCACCCCACACCTTCCCTGTTGAAAATCCTGCTCCAAGTGATCAAGAAGGAAACTTGCTCCCAACACACCTTTCTCAAACCTTTTTCAATAATAATGAGCAAGAGAGGTCAAAGCCTGTCCGCTCTCCATCGTCCATTTCTTATAGGTCAACTGAAATCGGGCCTGTCCTTTCCCCATTATCCTCCAACCACAGAGAAAGAAGTGTGTCTGAATCACACTTCTTTTCAACTTCACCTTTAAACGAAGACACAAACGACACACCCTTCACTCAACAACCTCAAACATGTTCCAAACAGGCATTTCTGAGTAATGTGCCATCAGCAGGGCAACAGATCTGCAGGGGttcaaacaaaaatccaaaccTATTCCCAAAGACCTCAATCCCCTCGCCCAGACATTCCCCATATAATCCCTCTGACCTCCTAAAAACCCACCCCCTCCCTAGAAGGACCATACTGACATCCACTTCCTGGTGGAAACAAGTAACCAAGGAAGGCAGTTCTCCTTTACGCCCTGATGATACAATCAACATCAAAGACCAGCCGAACACACCCTTAGTTCCACCCTGTAATAAAAGCAGTGCCTTGGCAGGGCCAACTTTAACTGACAGCAAAAGATTTAGTAGTCAAATCCCCAATAACAgagacaacaaaaacacaacagagtcgGTTTGCAAAGGTAACATGAACCTTATTATGACACAGGGAGGAACTCAGAACCTTAAACAAATAAAGGACTTACCTGAACACAAATCAGACAGACTATTCAGACAGCAATATGGCTCCTATTTAAATAACAGGGAACCACTAAAGCCTCTTAATTTACCAGATGTTTTGTCTAGGTCTCGATTTAACAAAGCTACAGTACAGACAACACTGATCTCACAACACAATCCAACTGAATTACCTTCTACTTTGCTAAATCTCAAGAGCTCAGATTCACCcactgagagcagcagcaaatacaaaaatgatCTTTGCTCATCCGAAACCAGCAGCACTCCCACATTTCTTCACAACAAAGACTCTGAAAAGTTAACCAAACATTCTCTTACCCTTTCTTCCACCATCCCTCTCAACAGTCAAGCTCCTACTATTAAAACTACATCTGTTCTCCCTCCAACCCCAAACACCAGAACTGATTCCTCCTTTCATTTCCATCCAGTTTCCTCTCAGACATACGTTCACACTTCAAACACTGATTCTTCTTCCCCAACATCCAAATTACCTGACAGAGCCAACACCACACTTCTTGGCTTTAAAAGAAGCTATGTCTCCATACCCACGCACCCTAAAGCAGTGTCTAGTCTGATTCCCACTGTCAGTGCTTCCcctaaaataaacaacatcCCTGTATCCACTGCATCCGTCACCTCTACTAACATTGCCAGCCATCCTGCAGTCACAACTGCTTCAAGCCTGTCCTACCTTACTCCTGCCATCAAGTTATCTCCTACCACCAACTACATCTCCTCTCTCCTAACCCCCCCTGCCACCCCAATCATTACTAGCCCCAGCTACTTAGATACATCCAACCCTAAGGAAGGCAGGACATTCTCAAGCAGCCCAGAAAGGGACAACAAGAAACTGGGCCCCGAGGTGAAGGGAAAGAGA AACCCCATCCATTTCCCCATTTCTAAGATCAGGAAGTCCAACCATAAATACATCTCCTCTGTGCCCCACTACCCCCAAAACTTCCAGCATACAGATGGGGAAAGGAGGGAG GTCAACACAGGGAGAACCTAA